ATGCTAATTAAGGTGTGCATCGGATTGCCCACACCGCCAACCCATCTTCTTCTTTAAAGTCATTTGCAGGCCTGTTCACTCGGCATGCGTTGGTTTGATGAATCGCCGCGTCAGCAGCAGTGCAAAAAATACGCCGGCAATTGCCAGGGCTGAATCTTTCTGCGCGTCGAACGCATCGCCCTGGGTGCCAAGGTAGACCATTGCTGCCTCGGGGCTGACGAGGACGGCGACGATCCATTCAATGATTTCATACACAACGCTTGACGTGGCGATGATGGTGAAGGCAACGAACGCGCTTAAATAAAGTCCGGCGCCCGCATATCGGAATAAAACCTCGCGTACGGGATAGAAGCTGAGAACCCCAAAGCTGAAATGAATGATGCGATCGAAGGGATTGCGTTCAAGGGTGAGCGCGTCCTGCAACCAGAAACCAGGCGGCACCATGGCATAGGTGTAATGGGAACCGACCGTGTGGAGCATCAGAAAGAGGGCAACCAGCGTGTAGGACAAATCCGACAAGGGCCGGGTGCGGTAGAAATAGCCAAGCAGCCCGACGGCCACGAATACCAGGAGGTTTTCGAGGAACCAGTCGAAGCGGTTCACCGGAGCGATCGCCCCGACCAGCCAAACAATGACAAACAGCGCGGTCAGCCCCTGCAACAACCTGTTGTGCCGAAAGGGTCGCAGGATGCGATCGGATGCGGTGGTCACCATTGGCTACGTCCGTACAGGTCTTGCCGACTTAATCCGATGAGGCCCTATTCCGGTAGCGTTTCACCGGAACCGCCGAAGGCCTCGGGCATGTCCTTGAATTTTGGAAGGCCGTCTTTTATCGAGATTGTCTTCTTCACATAATACACATGCACCGAAGGTGTGTGCGTAAGGCTTGGCACCACATTCGCACAAACGTCCACAAGGCCCATGCCTGGGTGGTCGGTCATGAGGTGGCCGCCACAGACTTTGCAAAATTTTCTGTAACTGGCTTCCGTTTTGTTAAAAGTAGCGATGCTGGCCTCACCTTTGGTGATGCGCACACTGTCCGGCGACCAAAGGCTGAACGCATGGATGGGGGCAGCTGCCCAGGTCGTGCAGTCCTCACAGTGACAATAGCCCATGACGGTTGGTGTGCCGCTAAGCTCAAACTCGACCTCGCCGCAAAAACATCTGCCCTTGTGGGTATCGCTCATTGTCGCTCTCCCTTTGGTCCATGTGAATTTTTCCGGTTGCCGGTTGCCGGTTGCCGGTATTTTCACATTTCTCAGAGGTCGCCGCAAAGGCATTGCGTCGATGCCATATGTCTTTCCCTCTGCTAGCTTAGAAAAATGGCGTGTTTTGTATATGTCCTTGGAAGCGAAGGGAAAGGTGGGTGGCGCACCTATGTTGGCTGGACGACCAATTTGGAACGGCGTCTCTGTGAACATAATTCCGGGACGGGCGCGCGTTCGACCCGTGGGCGCAAATGGGCTCTATTATATGCGGAGTGTTACGACATGCGAGGCGAGGCAATGCGCCGGGAATGGCATCTAAAAAAGGATCGAACGTTCAGGAAGCGGTTGCTGTCGGCAATCGCATCCGGCGGCTGACCGCGGCGGTTCTTCAGTCTGAATTTATGGGTTCCCGGTAGTTGGTGACGGTTTCCTTGATGGTTCTTAAGACCAGCAGAGAAACAATGGCCGCCCCCATCAGATAGAAGGCCGGTGAAAGGTCAACATGGGTTCGCGCGACCAGATAGGCCGCAACCATCGGCGTGGTGCCGCCTAAAATCCCAAGGGATAGATTGTACCCGATTGAAATCGTACTCACCCGTAACCGTGGTGCGACCATATCGACCATCATCGTTGGGTAGCTTCCAAAAATCATGCTGATCAGGAGGGCAAAGCCAAATTGCCCCAGAAAAGTCATGCCATCGGCACCATGATGCATGAGCCAGAACAACGGATAGGAAAAGAGAACAATGCCTATCATCGCGCTCATCAGCACCACTTTGCGCCCAAAACGATCTGCCATTAGGGCCGCCAATGGAATCATCAACAGCATCAAAAGCATATTCAGGCTGTTAATATCCAACGCCCTTGCCGTCGTTACATGCGCCGTTTCTTTCAACCAGGTGACGGCATAAACAAAAATCATATAAAAACCGACGGCATTGACGACGTTAAACCCGGCGATCTGTAGCATCGTCCGCCACTCTGTGCGAAAGGCTTCGATCACAGGCGATTTTGGGCGATCCTCTTTCAACGTGGTTTCTTCCATCACGTGCCGGCGGATGTAAAGCCCGCTTAATCCGATGGCGATGCCCAAAAGAAAAGGCACTCGCCAGCCCCAGGCCGAGACTTCTTCTGCCGTCAAAAGATTCGAAATTAGCGCGCCAATTGCCGAACCAAGCAGAACGCCTGCAACGGCCCCCCATATGCTCCAACACCCGGTAAGGGCGCGACGATTTTTCGGTGCGTGTTCAACCAGGAAAACGATCGAGGTTGTGTATTCACCGCCTACCGACAGGCCTTGTAGCAACCGCATCGCGACAAGAAGGGCAGGGGCCGCAATGCCTATCGCCACATAATCGGGAAGCACGCCAATCAGAAAAGTTGGAATGGCCATCAGAATAACCGACAAAGTCAGGGCTGCCTTGCGTCCGATCCTGTCTCCGATATGGCCAAAAACAATGCTGCCGAAGGGGCGCATCAAAAAGCCTGCTGCAAACACACCGAAGGCGGCAATGACCGAAGTGGCGGCGTCATCCGATGGAAAGAAGTGGGCGCCAATGATGGGGGCGAAATAGCCATAAATGGCGAAATCGTACCATTCCATGACATTGCCGATGATGCCGGCAATGATTGTCTTTCGATTTGTGTTTGTTTGACGCATTTCCCCCCCAGATAACTTGCCTGCAGTATGGAGTCTTTCCTTAAGCCATACAACGCGCCAAACTCATCATGTATTTGCACAGGAAATTTTGGAAAACCCATTGAATGATTGCCGTTGAAATTCTCTCTCCGGACGTGGCCGGCGCCTATGCGCATCTCACCTTTCCGGCGTTGCGTCACCTGGTGACAGCGCCGCCAAGGGATCGCGAGATGGTGTTCGTCGGTGTCGCCGTGGAGGATGAGCCTGTCGCCTTTGCCTTTGGCATGGGTGGCCCGGAAAGGCAGTTTGAAATGGTCTCTCTTTATGTGCAGTCTTTTTACCGTGGGCGCGGTCTAAGGGGCGCCTTGACCGAGGTTTTGGAAAAGGCCTTCGCCGCACGGGGCTATGGGCTTGGCGTGCACTTTTTCACCGTTGACGCGGAAGATCAGGCCTATGCGCATTTTCTGCTGAAGGCCGGTTGGTCGCAGCCGATTTTGCGCCAGGCGGTCTGCAAGACCGATCTTGCCCATGCCTATCAGACGCCCTGGCTGACACGGGCACACATTCCAGAAAACAGCACCATTCGCCCCTGGTCCGAAATAAGCGCGGCGGAACGCGAAGCCTTGCGGGCACGCAAGGTGGTCGATCCTGATTTTTACCCCGATCTGCTTGACCCGTTTCACTTTGAAGCGGATTGCCATGACGCGACGAGCCTGGCGTTGTTGCAAGATGGCGCAGTTGTTGGTTGGGTTCTCACCCACGTTCTGGATGAACGCACCTTGCGTTGGACGTGCTCCTACGTGACGGAGACGCTACAGGGAAAGGGGCACATTTTGCCTTTGTGGTGGGAGGTTGCCAAGCGCCAGAAACGGCACACGAAGCTGGATCATTTTATCTATACGACACCGGTCGATAAGCCGCGCATGTTACGTTTTGCGTTACGTCGCATGCGTCCCTGGCTTTTGTCGCTGGGCTATGCCTGCGTTACAACGAAGCCGCTTGTGCCTTGATGGATACGGGGTCGACGAGCTTTTTCTCGATGCCGATGCCACCATGGACCGGGTCGTCGTCGAACAACCCGCCTGCGAATAAATTACGCAAAGTTTCGGCGACAAGGAACACATCGACGCCGTCATTGACGAGGGCGGCGTGAATATTGCCGGCCGTTTTGTCACCGTCTGCAATCAGATCGCCAAGTTGCCGGGCGAAGGAAAACCCGCGAAATTTGTGGGTTACCGTCGCGTTCTTCAGTTCAAACCCGTCCGGCTTTGGGTGGTAGGTGAGGTCGGGACGAAAGGCGATGCGGTCCTGTCCGCTTAGCTGTTCGCCGCCATGGCGGGCAAGCATGCCTTCAATGGCCGCGCGGAATTCGGCGGTGGTCTTGAAATGCGCGGTCTCGTAAATACGATAGCCAAGCTCCCATCGATCCCCGCCTCGGGTGG
The Rhodospirillaceae bacterium DNA segment above includes these coding regions:
- a CDS encoding MFS transporter, translating into MRQTNTNRKTIIAGIIGNVMEWYDFAIYGYFAPIIGAHFFPSDDAATSVIAAFGVFAAGFLMRPFGSIVFGHIGDRIGRKAALTLSVILMAIPTFLIGVLPDYVAIGIAAPALLVAMRLLQGLSVGGEYTTSIVFLVEHAPKNRRALTGCWSIWGAVAGVLLGSAIGALISNLLTAEEVSAWGWRVPFLLGIAIGLSGLYIRRHVMEETTLKEDRPKSPVIEAFRTEWRTMLQIAGFNVVNAVGFYMIFVYAVTWLKETAHVTTARALDINSLNMLLMLLMIPLAALMADRFGRKVVLMSAMIGIVLFSYPLFWLMHHGADGMTFLGQFGFALLISMIFGSYPTMMVDMVAPRLRVSTISIGYNLSLGILGGTTPMVAAYLVARTHVDLSPAFYLMGAAIVSLLVLRTIKETVTNYREPINSD
- a CDS encoding aldehyde-activating protein codes for the protein MSDTHKGRCFCGEVEFELSGTPTVMGYCHCEDCTTWAAAPIHAFSLWSPDSVRITKGEASIATFNKTEASYRKFCKVCGGHLMTDHPGMGLVDVCANVVPSLTHTPSVHVYYVKKTISIKDGLPKFKDMPEAFGGSGETLPE